In Synergistaceae bacterium, one DNA window encodes the following:
- a CDS encoding ABC transporter permease has translation MTENRRDLRLYLPVYLIVVLVYLVAGYLSPDFFTWRNNVNLFSRVTPLVLAGLAQTIVTLSGGLDLSIGSIISLCCVIGASMPWVDTPANVFLWAVCPPLAGALMGFINGLIVGLMKFPPFIVTLSTSAIWLGVAIFILPEPGGEVSMAAAEFVGGNLWGVPIPLILFLFFVLACHLLVTRTAMGRAIYAVGGDENIAVQSGIHPARVWLFSYTLGGVLCGFAGAYQSAWMFSADPLVGEPYVMNSIAVTVIGGTALTGGRGGVAGVIGGAYIFYLINNVLNLLAISTFYQYIAKGLILIVALVISSPETLSRIRGLGRKIAGGSVR, from the coding sequence ATGACGGAAAACCGGCGCGACCTGAGACTGTATTTACCCGTTTACCTTATTGTCGTCCTGGTCTATCTGGTGGCGGGATACCTGAGCCCCGACTTCTTCACCTGGCGGAACAACGTCAATCTGTTTTCCAGGGTGACGCCTCTGGTGCTGGCGGGGCTGGCGCAGACCATCGTCACTCTCAGCGGCGGGCTCGACCTTTCCATCGGGTCCATCATCAGCCTCTGCTGCGTGATCGGGGCCTCCATGCCCTGGGTGGACACGCCGGCCAACGTCTTTCTGTGGGCGGTATGCCCTCCCCTGGCGGGGGCGCTTATGGGGTTCATCAACGGGCTGATCGTGGGCCTGATGAAATTTCCTCCTTTTATTGTGACCCTCTCCACCAGTGCGATCTGGCTGGGTGTGGCGATTTTCATCCTGCCGGAGCCGGGGGGCGAGGTTTCAATGGCCGCGGCGGAGTTCGTGGGCGGGAACCTGTGGGGCGTCCCGATTCCCCTGATCCTCTTTCTTTTCTTCGTGCTGGCCTGCCACCTTCTCGTGACCCGAACCGCCATGGGACGCGCGATTTACGCCGTTGGCGGGGATGAGAACATCGCCGTCCAGTCCGGCATTCACCCCGCCAGGGTCTGGCTTTTCAGTTACACCCTGGGCGGCGTGCTCTGCGGTTTTGCCGGAGCCTACCAGTCCGCCTGGATGTTCTCCGCGGACCCGCTGGTGGGCGAGCCCTACGTGATGAACTCCATCGCGGTGACCGTCATTGGAGGCACGGCCCTCACGGGGGGACGGGGAGGCGTGGCGGGCGTCATCGGGGGAGCCTACATTTTTTATCTCATCAATAACGTGCTGAACCTTCTCGCGATTTCTACGTTTTACCAGTACATCGCGAAGGGTCTGATTCTGATCGTCGCCCTTGTCATCTCGTCTCCCGAGACGCTGAGCCGCATTCGCGGGCTGGGACGGAAGATCGCGGGAGGGAGCGTCCGATGA
- a CDS encoding sugar ABC transporter ATP-binding protein, whose translation MMHSDVPSRTPTLELRNLCKSFAGNAAVRDLTLEVHGGEIHSLVGENGAGKSTVMKMIAGIYAPDSGEIRLKGRAVRFGGYDKARKAGIGLVYQELSLLPQLSVAENIFLGALKSRFGLVRWREMREEARQALSLIGADIDPSLLAGSLSMARRQMVEIARVLLQKPDIVIFDEPTTALSAEEAERLFAVMNDLKRKGCAVVFISHRLKEVLRISDRVTVMKDGVKVLTENIGFFDENKLISLMVGRELTDIYPPKLSQKTENTQAPEIFSFQSVSPSGGKVAFSIREGEVLGVGGLAGQGQDVLLESMFGLREKGRSSMVLRGRELRFANPMQAIRSGIALVPQDRNRQGGFGVLSVPANMASATLKDRQTLGFVRVREEREAVSGMIRRLNIRTLGRDGSEDSDLSFAALASLECRLLSGGNMQKVVFGRWLLPDPGLMILLSPTSGIDIGTKRQIYHLIRDLANRGVVVIVLSSDMIELIGLCDRVLVMNAGKVTADLSGPRLTEEDIMKASVAAPDALPNPNSGSGLKNSGLKKEGRTGS comes from the coding sequence ATGATGCATTCCGATGTCCCGTCCCGGACCCCGACGCTGGAGCTGCGGAACCTCTGCAAAAGTTTCGCGGGAAACGCGGCCGTCCGGGACCTGACCCTCGAAGTCCACGGGGGAGAAATCCACAGCCTTGTGGGCGAGAACGGAGCGGGCAAGTCCACGGTCATGAAGATGATCGCGGGGATTTACGCGCCCGATTCCGGAGAAATAAGGCTGAAGGGGCGGGCCGTCCGCTTCGGCGGTTACGACAAGGCCCGAAAGGCGGGAATTGGCCTGGTCTATCAGGAACTTTCCCTGCTGCCCCAGCTCTCCGTGGCGGAGAACATCTTTTTGGGGGCCCTGAAGTCCCGATTCGGCCTGGTGCGATGGCGCGAGATGCGGGAGGAGGCCCGTCAGGCCCTGTCTCTCATCGGGGCGGACATCGATCCCTCGCTTCTGGCGGGCAGTCTGTCCATGGCCCGTCGTCAGATGGTGGAAATCGCCAGAGTGCTGCTCCAGAAGCCGGATATCGTCATCTTTGACGAGCCCACGACCGCCCTTTCCGCCGAGGAGGCCGAGCGCCTTTTCGCCGTCATGAACGACCTGAAGCGGAAGGGCTGCGCGGTGGTGTTCATCTCCCATCGTCTGAAAGAGGTTCTCAGAATATCGGACAGGGTGACCGTCATGAAGGACGGAGTGAAGGTGCTGACGGAAAACATCGGCTTTTTCGATGAAAACAAACTCATCTCTCTGATGGTGGGGCGGGAGCTCACGGACATCTACCCGCCAAAATTATCTCAAAAAACGGAAAATACTCAGGCGCCGGAAATTTTCTCGTTTCAGAGCGTCTCCCCGTCGGGCGGAAAGGTCGCCTTTTCCATACGGGAGGGCGAGGTGCTGGGCGTTGGAGGGCTCGCCGGACAGGGACAGGACGTTTTGCTGGAAAGCATGTTCGGACTGAGGGAGAAGGGCCGGTCCTCAATGGTTCTGCGGGGCAGGGAGCTGCGTTTCGCGAACCCCATGCAGGCCATCCGTTCGGGAATTGCACTGGTGCCCCAGGATCGCAACCGTCAGGGCGGATTCGGCGTTCTCTCCGTTCCGGCGAATATGGCTTCCGCCACGCTGAAGGACCGGCAGACTCTGGGATTTGTTCGGGTCCGCGAGGAGCGAGAGGCCGTGTCCGGGATGATCCGGCGGCTGAACATTCGAACCCTGGGCCGGGACGGCTCCGAGGACTCCGACTTGTCCTTCGCGGCTCTGGCCTCTCTGGAGTGCCGTCTGCTCAGCGGCGGAAACATGCAGAAGGTGGTGTTCGGCAGGTGGCTTTTGCCGGACCCGGGGCTGATGATTCTGCTCTCGCCCACCAGCGGAATTGACATCGGGACGAAGCGCCAGATTTACCACCTCATCCGGGATCTGGCGAATCGGGGCGTGGTGGTGATCGTCCTGTCCAGCGACATGATCGAGCTGATCGGCCTCTGCGACAGGGTGCTGGTCATGAACGCCGGAAAAGTGACGGCGGACCTCTCCGGCCCGCGGCTGACGGAGGAGGACATCATGAAAGCCTCCGTGGCCGCTCCCGACGCCCTGCCGAACCCGAATTCCGGTTCCGGGCTCAAAAATTCCGGGCTCAAAAAAGAAGGGAGAACGGGTTCATGA
- a CDS encoding ABC transporter permease yields MSDASVRSTAFSAFSGLIRQKRFWPYLAAVFVYLVISRISGNAEATLAASMSFASFFILVGIGQMLVITTGPGNIDLSIPYTIALAGLIAMKTMNEVNANILMGFAAGIAAGAVIGVVNYILIRLILMPPMIATLSSSFIVRTLSIVFFRGLQIKPPTALARFANAKIAGAPVIFLIVLCVAALMAAVLARSRYGRSIHAIGQNMRAAWLSNISVMRVKLLTYMLCGIFAAATGVLLSGFIGGATLDMGDEYMMYSIAVVVLGGSSIAGGDSNVSGIVGASLFLYLLVNLLNIMGLGISLRNIITGLIIIAIIFIGGERASKKS; encoded by the coding sequence ATGTCTGACGCATCGGTTCGAAGCACGGCGTTTTCAGCATTTTCCGGTTTGATTCGGCAGAAACGATTCTGGCCGTATCTTGCGGCGGTCTTCGTCTACCTCGTCATCTCCCGAATATCCGGCAACGCGGAGGCGACTCTGGCCGCATCCATGAGTTTCGCGTCCTTCTTCATTCTGGTGGGGATCGGGCAGATGCTGGTCATCACCACGGGGCCCGGCAACATCGACCTTTCCATCCCGTACACCATCGCCCTGGCGGGGCTCATCGCGATGAAGACCATGAACGAGGTCAACGCCAACATTCTGATGGGTTTTGCCGCCGGAATAGCCGCGGGAGCCGTCATCGGGGTCGTCAACTATATTCTGATCCGGCTGATTCTTATGCCCCCCATGATCGCCACGCTTTCCTCCAGCTTCATCGTGCGGACCCTGTCCATCGTCTTTTTCCGGGGTCTGCAGATCAAGCCGCCCACGGCCCTGGCCCGTTTTGCCAACGCGAAGATCGCCGGAGCGCCGGTGATTTTCCTGATCGTCCTGTGTGTGGCGGCGCTGATGGCCGCCGTTCTTGCCCGAAGCCGCTACGGACGCTCCATTCACGCCATCGGGCAGAATATGCGGGCCGCCTGGCTCAGCAACATCTCCGTTATGCGTGTGAAACTCCTGACCTATATGCTCTGCGGTATTTTTGCGGCCGCCACGGGAGTGCTGCTGTCCGGCTTTATCGGCGGGGCCACGCTGGACATGGGCGATGAGTATATGATGTACTCCATCGCCGTGGTGGTTCTGGGAGGGAGCAGCATTGCCGGCGGAGACTCCAACGTGTCGGGCATCGTGGGAGCTTCCCTGTTTCTGTACCTGCTGGTCAACCTTCTGAACATCATGGGGCTGGGAATCAGTCTGCGGAACATCATCACGGGCCTGATCATCATCGCCATCATCTTCATCGGAGGCGAACGCGCCTCGAAAAAAAGCTGA
- a CDS encoding ABC transporter substrate-binding protein: MKKIFATVLVLLVLVSCVGTADAAKKWRIALSNDYAGNSWRQTMLRDFEAAVKVAQEKGLIEEARVFTTNESSAAEQAAQLQNLILEGYDAIVLDAASPTALNAAVKKAVDAGIIVISFDNAITEESAYRIFTDFYYDGKYQTEFVASKFPNGANLLEIRGLPGTFVDETIHKGIVDVVAANPKLKIVGEVYGNWTGSVAQKEVAGILPSLPEIQAVVTQGGDGYGALKAFEAAGRPIPLIIMGHRYDELEAWKELLAKDPKYDTISISISPSLVQVAFWLALEVLNGTDVPKVINVPPLTILKDRLDEFLSKTEKGGVASVYYPQAWVQELIANVKAGKPAPADPR, translated from the coding sequence ATGAAAAAGATTTTTGCGACAGTGTTGGTGCTGCTGGTGCTGGTCTCCTGCGTCGGAACCGCGGACGCGGCGAAGAAGTGGCGTATCGCTCTGAGCAACGACTACGCGGGGAACTCCTGGCGTCAGACGATGCTTCGGGACTTCGAGGCCGCCGTGAAGGTCGCCCAGGAGAAGGGTCTGATCGAGGAAGCCCGGGTCTTCACCACCAATGAAAGCTCCGCCGCCGAGCAGGCCGCCCAGCTTCAGAACCTCATTCTCGAGGGCTACGACGCCATCGTTCTCGACGCCGCCTCCCCGACGGCCCTCAACGCGGCGGTGAAGAAGGCCGTTGACGCGGGGATCATCGTGATCTCCTTCGACAACGCCATCACCGAGGAAAGCGCCTATCGTATCTTCACGGACTTCTACTACGACGGGAAATATCAGACCGAGTTCGTGGCCTCCAAGTTCCCCAACGGAGCCAACCTGCTGGAGATCCGCGGTCTGCCCGGAACCTTCGTGGACGAAACGATCCACAAGGGAATTGTCGACGTCGTCGCCGCCAACCCCAAACTGAAGATCGTGGGCGAGGTTTACGGCAACTGGACCGGCTCCGTGGCCCAGAAGGAAGTCGCCGGAATTCTGCCCTCCCTGCCGGAAATTCAGGCCGTGGTCACCCAGGGCGGCGACGGCTACGGCGCGCTGAAGGCCTTCGAGGCCGCGGGACGTCCCATTCCTCTGATTATCATGGGGCACCGTTACGACGAACTGGAGGCTTGGAAGGAGCTTCTGGCCAAGGATCCGAAGTACGACACCATCTCCATCTCCATCTCCCCCAGCCTCGTTCAGGTCGCCTTCTGGCTTGCGCTGGAGGTGCTGAACGGCACGGACGTTCCGAAGGTCATCAACGTTCCGCCTCTGACCATCCTGAAGGATCGCCTGGATGAGTTCCTGAGCAAAACGGAAAAGGGCGGCGTCGCCAGCGTCTATTATCCGCAGGCCTGGGTGCAGGAGCTGATCGCCAACGTAAAGGCCGGAAAACCCGCGCCGGCGGACCCCAGGTAG
- a CDS encoding PIN domain-containing protein: MSEHYILDACALIALLKNERGADEVSSIINRAYEGKANISMNKLNLLEVYYDVYRSVGKEMADQVVTELKKHPVTIVSEISDIVFAEAGRLKATYKISLADAIAAAETSTSDGALLTADHHELDIIEQKENILFHWIR, encoded by the coding sequence ATGAGCGAACATTATATTTTGGATGCCTGCGCGCTCATCGCTTTATTGAAAAACGAACGCGGAGCCGATGAAGTTTCTTCGATTATAAACAGAGCCTATGAAGGGAAAGCAAATATTTCCATGAATAAGCTGAACCTTTTAGAAGTTTATTACGACGTTTATCGTTCAGTTGGAAAGGAAATGGCTGACCAGGTAGTAACCGAGCTGAAAAAGCATCCCGTCACCATTGTCTCTGAAATCAGCGATATAGTTTTTGCCGAGGCGGGTCGATTGAAAGCCACGTATAAAATTTCCCTCGCCGATGCGATTGCGGCGGCTGAGACCTCCACTTCCGACGGCGCGTTGCTGACGGCCGATCATCATGAACTAGACATCATCGAACAGAAGGAAAATATCCTGTTTCACTGGATCCGTTGA
- a CDS encoding sugar ABC transporter ATP-binding protein, giving the protein MKNIIELRNIDKFFLHSQALDGVNLTIDEGEIVGVVGHNGAGKSTLVNIITGTYPQSGGELLIDGETVENFDVHEANRRGIRTVFQELSLCPNLSVVENIRIFHPAISGPGWRARAAELAVNVLDAIFPGHGISPFVSVEDLTLGQRQIVEIAKAFIVTDTPSRLIILDEPTSALDPRMARLFMNYLRSAKDPKISCIYISHILDEVLSCTDRIVVVKNGQIVGNLPAKSVDRQWILEKMGSSRVAGRSGAQSASAREAGKKESGASPSGLEEFVVRPLKDGVTVRRGEVVGLAGLAGHGQTALLLDLYDHKRNRDYAITGPVTFVAGDRQQDGIFPVWSIVKNMTAQTWDRVKKFLLIHPGKERAVAEKWQKTINVKAASLTDGILSLSGGNQQKILFARCLESSAPLVLMDDPTRGVDVETKDEIYRIILEEKSRGRSFVWYTTEMDEVRYCDAVYVFRDGEIAAKLTGDEITEEEILKSSF; this is encoded by the coding sequence ATGAAAAATATCATCGAGCTCAGAAATATCGACAAATTTTTCCTCCATTCGCAGGCGCTGGACGGGGTGAACCTCACCATCGACGAGGGAGAGATTGTCGGTGTTGTCGGACACAACGGGGCGGGAAAGTCCACCCTGGTCAACATCATCACCGGAACGTACCCTCAGAGCGGGGGAGAGCTTCTGATCGACGGAGAGACGGTGGAGAATTTCGACGTCCACGAGGCCAACAGAAGGGGCATTCGCACGGTTTTTCAGGAGCTCAGCCTGTGTCCAAACCTCTCCGTGGTGGAAAATATTCGAATTTTTCATCCGGCGATTTCCGGACCCGGCTGGCGCGCCCGGGCGGCGGAGCTGGCGGTGAATGTGCTGGACGCCATCTTTCCGGGGCACGGCATCTCTCCTTTCGTCAGCGTGGAGGATTTGACCCTCGGACAGCGTCAGATCGTGGAAATCGCGAAGGCCTTTATCGTGACGGACACGCCTTCCCGGCTCATCATTCTGGACGAGCCCACCAGCGCTCTGGATCCCCGAATGGCCCGGCTGTTCATGAATTACCTCCGCTCGGCCAAGGACCCGAAAATAAGCTGCATCTACATCTCCCACATTCTGGACGAGGTTCTTTCCTGCACGGACCGCATCGTCGTGGTGAAAAACGGGCAGATCGTCGGGAATCTTCCGGCGAAAAGCGTCGACCGGCAGTGGATTCTGGAGAAAATGGGCAGTTCCAGGGTCGCGGGACGGAGCGGCGCTCAATCCGCCTCCGCCCGGGAGGCCGGGAAAAAAGAATCCGGCGCGTCTCCGTCCGGGTTGGAGGAATTTGTGGTTCGTCCCCTGAAGGACGGGGTGACGGTGCGGCGAGGGGAGGTCGTGGGCCTGGCGGGCCTCGCGGGGCACGGGCAGACGGCGCTGCTGCTGGACCTCTACGACCATAAGCGCAACCGGGATTACGCCATTACGGGGCCGGTGACCTTTGTGGCGGGAGATCGCCAGCAGGACGGCATCTTTCCCGTGTGGAGCATCGTCAAAAACATGACCGCCCAGACCTGGGACAGAGTGAAAAAGTTTCTGCTGATCCATCCCGGCAAAGAGCGGGCCGTGGCGGAGAAGTGGCAGAAGACCATCAACGTCAAAGCCGCGTCCCTGACCGACGGCATTCTCAGCCTGAGCGGAGGAAATCAGCAGAAAATTCTCTTCGCCCGATGTCTGGAGTCCTCCGCGCCCCTGGTGCTGATGGATGACCCCACGAGGGGCGTGGACGTGGAGACCAAGGACGAGATTTATCGCATTATTCTTGAGGAAAAGAGCAGGGGCCGGAGCTTCGTCTGGTACACCACGGAGATGGACGAGGTGCGGTACTGCGACGCCGTCTACGTTTTTCGGGACGGAGAGATTGCGGCGAAACTGACGGGAGACGAAATAACCGAAGAAGAAATCCTGAAAAGCTCGTTTTAA
- a CDS encoding ABC transporter permease has protein sequence MKSRLLPWCSILLVFIPIAVLRPRIMSYAGLQLLLNMAMPLTLATIAQMFVMAIGEIDFSLGNLVGLVTCIAGAVMSKNVLTGAASLVLIVLVYMFAGAMIYLKKLPSIIVTIGFSFIWAGIATTLQPTPGGNIPAPVVSAFGLQTPWIPFPIVFMGLLALMGYALVFRTRFGILARGVGGNPKAVLQAGYSCFRVYVLIFGLAGLFGVLAGLALAGVTTSADANMARNYTLFSVAGVVIGGGTFSGGRVSPLGAVLGACTMTLVGTLLTFLKIRPDWQIGAQGMIIFVVLLISRLIRNTGKINYV, from the coding sequence ATGAAAAGCCGACTGTTGCCCTGGTGCTCCATTTTGCTCGTTTTCATTCCCATCGCCGTTCTTCGCCCCCGGATTATGAGTTACGCCGGGCTTCAGCTGCTGCTGAACATGGCGATGCCGCTGACGCTGGCCACCATCGCGCAGATGTTCGTCATGGCCATAGGCGAGATCGACTTTTCGCTGGGCAACCTGGTGGGACTGGTGACCTGCATCGCCGGAGCGGTGATGTCCAAAAACGTTCTGACGGGGGCGGCCTCGCTGGTGCTGATCGTTTTGGTCTACATGTTCGCCGGGGCCATGATTTACCTGAAAAAATTGCCCTCCATCATCGTGACGATCGGGTTTTCCTTCATATGGGCGGGAATTGCCACAACGCTTCAGCCCACGCCGGGAGGAAACATTCCCGCGCCGGTGGTGAGCGCCTTCGGGCTGCAGACCCCCTGGATTCCCTTCCCGATCGTGTTCATGGGGCTTCTGGCCCTGATGGGCTATGCCCTCGTGTTCAGAACCCGGTTCGGCATTCTGGCCCGAGGCGTGGGAGGCAACCCCAAAGCCGTTTTGCAGGCGGGATACTCCTGTTTTCGGGTTTACGTGCTGATTTTTGGGCTGGCCGGACTTTTTGGCGTGCTGGCGGGGCTGGCCCTGGCCGGAGTGACCACCAGCGCCGACGCCAACATGGCGAGGAATTACACGCTCTTCAGCGTGGCCGGCGTGGTGATCGGAGGCGGAACCTTCTCCGGAGGTCGGGTGTCGCCCCTGGGGGCTGTGCTGGGGGCCTGTACCATGACGCTGGTGGGGACGCTCCTTACTTTTTTGAAAATTCGACCGGACTGGCAGATAGGCGCACAGGGAATGATTATCTTCGTGGTGCTGCTCATCAGCCGGCTCATCCGAAATACGGGGAAGATCAATTATGTCTGA
- a CDS encoding ABC transporter permease → MKKPFRGARYFLLLSMIVVLFLVGNSVSEGFLSWRHAGVILRTASFVGVAAIGQTLVVLTGGIDLSVGALITMGNVFTCMFVNGQNENTLWAVPAVLLIGALFGVLSGLGVALLRISPMVMTMAAGAIVTGITLVATHGSPKGQASPILRVLGVGSRLNLPVTVWLWLILAVAATVVLRRTTFGRKIYCVGASETAATFSGIDVMSVTTRCYTISGVTAMIVGVMMAGYTETAFLGIGAEYTLSSITAVVIGGASMAGGRGDYLGTLLGAVLLVLIESLLTVMNIQEAGKKIVSGLVILTIIALYYRAEKNRA, encoded by the coding sequence ATGAAAAAACCGTTTCGAGGCGCGCGGTATTTCCTGCTCCTGAGCATGATTGTGGTGCTGTTTCTCGTGGGTAACAGCGTGTCGGAGGGTTTTCTCTCCTGGCGGCACGCGGGGGTGATTCTGCGGACGGCCTCTTTCGTGGGCGTGGCTGCCATCGGGCAGACTCTGGTGGTTCTGACGGGCGGCATCGACCTCTCCGTGGGGGCGCTGATCACCATGGGCAACGTCTTCACCTGCATGTTCGTCAACGGGCAGAACGAGAATACCCTCTGGGCCGTTCCGGCGGTTCTCCTGATCGGGGCTCTCTTTGGGGTTCTCAGCGGGCTGGGGGTCGCCCTCCTGCGCATCTCGCCGATGGTGATGACCATGGCCGCCGGCGCTATTGTGACGGGGATCACCCTGGTGGCCACCCACGGGTCCCCCAAGGGGCAGGCGTCTCCGATTTTGCGCGTTCTCGGGGTGGGCAGCAGGCTGAATCTGCCGGTCACCGTGTGGCTGTGGCTGATTTTGGCCGTCGCGGCGACGGTGGTTCTGCGCCGGACCACCTTTGGGCGCAAAATTTACTGCGTGGGGGCCAGCGAGACGGCGGCGACCTTTTCGGGAATCGACGTCATGAGCGTCACGACCCGCTGTTACACCATCTCCGGCGTCACGGCGATGATCGTGGGCGTCATGATGGCGGGTTACACCGAAACCGCCTTTTTGGGCATCGGCGCGGAGTACACCCTTTCCTCCATTACGGCGGTGGTCATCGGCGGCGCGTCCATGGCCGGAGGGCGGGGGGATTACCTGGGCACCCTGCTGGGGGCGGTGCTTCTCGTCCTGATCGAGAGCCTCCTCACCGTCATGAACATTCAGGAGGCCGGAAAAAAAATCGTGAGCGGGCTGGTGATCCTGACGATCATCGCCCTCTACTACAGGGCGGAAAAAAACAGAGCGTAA